The Cucurbita pepo subsp. pepo cultivar mu-cu-16 unplaced genomic scaffold, ASM280686v2 Cp4.1_scaffold000980, whole genome shotgun sequence genomic sequence AATATTTTTCACAAGTCAACTTGATGCCTCATCCCGTTACTTTAACTAGAAAGCTAATGTAAACCTGTAGCCAAATTCTCGGTATCAAAATATGTGATGTTTGAGCACAATGTGATTTAATCTAAAAAGTGaatcttttcaaaatctttATAAGAAAGTGATAATTAATAGGTTTGATTTTTCGATTGTCCTTATATGATCATTACCCGTTATACAATTTTATCGTTGATCGAGGCTTATGTTTCGCCTCCTCCAACCGAAAAAAAGTGCTTCAAATTAAAGTCTCTTTTAGCCTTTTTAAGACACTACCCCAAAGTACACTACAGTGATAATAGTTGAACGACAACAAATAAGGTTACCTTATACCGGTCGATAAGGTAAGTAATTTGTGAGAAATGGTAAGGTCAAAGTTGACCAAAAAGTTACCATGCACTATCCCTTTTAGGGTACCCACCCCTTGTAAAGGTCACATTGAGGGACTATACACACTTCAAAGAATAATTGAGGGTGGTAGGGAGGGGTAAATTTACCATCCCAAGAATCaagcttttactttttaccCCTTTACTTTACTTCAATTCCAAGCAAATTATTACCTCTTACCTCAAAAGCCTAAACTGACATGAAACCCCCAAAGTAACTTTTGCCCCTTCTGCCTTTCTTTTCCCCCTCAGTATACATAAAAAAAGGTCTCACTTTGACTGTGAACACAAATTATTGCCAACAACGCTTAACCAAATGTCCCTCAAACCACATCATATAGGGAGAGGGCTCCACTCTTATAACCTAGTTTTCGATAACGTCCGAGGctactactagcagatattgttcgttttagccCATACGTATGATCGACGCATCTACtgggaagaggtttccacacccttataagaaatgtttcgttcccctcttcaaccgatgtgggatctcacaatccacccccctgaGAACCCAGCGTCTTCACTAGCACACTGCTCGAAACCTagcagcctcatggttttagaatgcatctactaagaagaggttttcacatccttacaaggaatgttttgttcccctctccaacagatgtcTGTACTCGTACGTGCTGTAACAAAAACCCAGATTCATCGCATCGACTCACCCAGCAGCATTTCATTACATGAACACCACATGTCCAATAAATAATGGTTCATAAATGAAGAAGCAAATGAAAAGGCCATTTATAGCATGTTACCAACAATGTCAACCTTGCATACAACAGTCATGTAtcattcaaaaggaaaaaaaagacaaaacaaaGAGGTTATCATATGGGGAGAACCTTAACTCAATCACTCCCTATACATAAACTACAAACCCGAATCCAATTCGTGTAATCAAACATCGACACACCGCACACGAAAACCCATGAATGTTGAACGTTCATATACATACATTACAGTAGAAAGTCAGCTAAGAGATGACGGGTATGGCGTCATTCAATAGTTAGACATGATATCGAGGTATGAAGTCGGGAATACTACACTAATATGATgtatatgaagaaaaagaaatatacatgtgtgtgtgtgtgtaaaAGAATGCAGTATGTGTGACTATgacacaaaaaaacaaagaatttaaCAGCCATACCATGAAATCGAACATAGGATGAAGAGGTAATTCTCACTGATTGCTATTATTTATCTTGATTTCTATAAGTTCTTCGATCGGTTGACGACAAATCGGACATTTATTAGATTGAAGCTTCAGTTCCTTGGCACACTCACTGCACATGCACTGCAAATGAACACACAgattttgaaatcaaatgTAGCAGATAGATTATCGAAGTTTCGTCGAATGCTTGCCATGAATAAACACGCAAATGGAGCCTTACCATATGTCGACATGGTAATACAGCAGTATCCTTGGGTTCGGTCATGCAAATCACACACTCCTTCCCGGAGTCGTTGTTGTCAAAACCTTCTGAAGACGAACTCCCTATACCGAATATCTCACGCAACTCATAACGCATTCCATCAATCCATAGTAGTTGCCGGATCACCTTAACTTGGAAAGGATtgccatttttcttctccagAACAGCTTGAGTGATTTGCATATGTGAATTATCTGGTTGAGGCTCACCAATTCGTTCATCATTGGACTGAGAGGGTGAGCAAGTCTCAGCTGATATAACGAGCGGGAAAACGTCTTCAGAAGGCGAAGGTTTTGAGAGGTCATCCAACTCGAAAAATCCCAAGTCAAAGCCAGTTCCCATAGGCTGAAAGAATTTCTGAGCAGGACCCTTT encodes the following:
- the LOC111786064 gene encoding probable E3 ubiquitin-protein ligase LUL4 → MNSITILFFAKEEPNCRFVPIYPDAFKPVKIPFQKGPAQKFFQPMGTGFDLGFFELDDLSKPSPSEDVFPLVISAETCSPSQSNDERIGEPQPDNSHMQITQAVLEKKNGNPFQVKVIRQLLWIDGMRYELREIFGIGSSSSEGFDNNDSGKECVICMTEPKDTAVLPCRHMCMCSECAKELKLQSNKCPICRQPIEELIEIKINNSNQ